One window from the genome of Chionomys nivalis chromosome 14, mChiNiv1.1, whole genome shotgun sequence encodes:
- the Ppargc1b gene encoding peroxisome proliferator-activated receptor gamma coactivator 1-beta, translating to MAGNDCSALLDEELSSFFLNYLSDTQGGESGEEQLCADLPELDLSQLDTSDFDSAACFGELQWCPETSETEPSQYSPDDAELFQIDSENEALLAALTKTLDDIPEDDVGLAAFPGLDEGDTPSCDPASPAPLSAPPSPALERLLSPESEVDELSMLQKLLLTTSSPTASSDALKEEATWSQASLRSRSQRPCVKADGIQDKKIPMLRSQSRPCTELHKHLTSVLPCPKMKTPTPRPSTQLLSKEDEVVGEDCPSPWPAPASPQDSLAQDRASPSCAQAPQEDVRSMVQLIRYMHTYCLPQRKLPQWAPELVPQPCSSPSRQVPPRSRHPPKAIWTEFSILRELLAQDVLCDVSKPYRLATPVYASLTPQSRPRPPKDSQASPTHSAMAEEVRITASPKSTGPRPSLRPLRLEVKRDVSQPTRQKQEEDEEEEEEEEEEEEKEEEEEEWGRKRPGRGLPWTKLGRKLDSSVCPVRRSRRLNPELGPWLTYTDEPLGALPSMCLATETHNLEEELGSLTDDSQDQQLPQGSQIPVLESPCESGCGDTDEDPSCPRPPSRDSPRCLMLALSQSDPLGKKSYEESLTVELCGTAGLTPPTTPPYKPMEEDPFKPDTKHSPGQDTAPSLPSPEALQLPATPGASHKLPKRHPERSELLSHLQHATAQPVSQAGQKRPFSCSFGDHDYCQVLRPEAALQRKVLRSWEPVGVSLDDWPQQGASLPTETKTPRRETEQSCDSTPKDSMQLRDHEIRASLTKHFGLLETALEDEDLASCKSPEYDTVFEDDSSSSGESSFLLEEEEEGGEEEDEGEDSGVSPPCSDHCPYQSPPSKASRQLCSRSRSSSGSSSCSSWSPATRKSFRRESRGPCSDGTPRARHARKRQEKAIGEGRVVYIRNLSSDMSSRELKKRFEVFGEIVECQVLTRSKRGEKHGVITFRCSEHAALSLRNGATLRKRNEPSFHLSYGGLRHFRWPRYTDYDPTSEEALPSSGKSKYEAMDFDSLLKEAQQSLH from the exons ATTGATAGTGAGAATGAAGCTCTCTTGGCTGCGCTCACCAAGACCCTGGATGACATCCCTGAAGACGATGTGGGGCTGGCTGCCTTCCCGGGGCTGGATGAAGGAGACACACCATCCTGTGACCCAGCTTCACCTGCCCCCTTATCTGCGCCCCCCAGCCCCGCCCTGGAGAGGCTTCTGTCCCCAGAGTCTGAAGTGGATGAGCTTTCTATG ctgCAGAAGCTCCTCCTGACCACATCCTCCCCAACAGCAAGCTCTGACGCTCTGAAGGAGGAGGCCACCtggtcccaggccagcctcaggtCCAGAAGCCAGCGGCCTTGTGTCAAG GCAGATGGCATCCAGGACAAGAAGATCCCCATGCTGCGGTCTCAGAGTCGGCCTTGTACAGAACTGCATAAGCACCTCACCTCGGTGCTGCCCTGCCCCAAAATGAAAACCCCCACCCCACGCCCAAGTACTCAGCTCCTCTCCAAGGAGGATGAGGTGGTGGGGGAGGATTGCCCGAGCCCCTGGCCAGCTCCAGCCTCTCCTCAAGACTCCCTAGCACAGGACAGGGCTAGCCCCAGCTGTGCCCAGGCTCCCCAGGAGGATGTGAGGTCCATGGTACAACTCATTCGCTACATGCACACCTACTGCCTGCCCCAGAGGAAGCTGCCACAGTGGGCCCCAGAGCTGGTCCCCCAGCCCTGCAGCAGCCCCTCCAGGCAGGTCCCACCCCGGTCCCGGCATCCCCCCAAAGCCATCTGGACTGAGTTCTCTATCCTAAGGGAACTTCTGGCTCAAGATGTCCTCTGTGATGTCAGCAAGCCCTACCGCCTGGCCACACCTGTCTATGCTTCCCTCACACCCCAGTCCAGGCCCAGGCCCCCCAAAGACAGTCAGGCCTCCCCTACCCACTCTGCCATGGCGGAAGAGGTGAGAATCACAGCTTCCCCTAAGAGCACTGGGCCTAGACCCAGCCTGCGCCCTCTGAGGCTGGAGGTGAAGCGGGATGTCAGTCAACCTACCAGGCAAAagcaggaggaagatgaggaagaagaagaagaggaggaggaggaggaagaaaaagaggaggaggaagaggagtggggcaGGAAGAGACCAGGCCGTGGCCTGCCATGGACCAAACTAGGGAGGAAACTGGACAGTTCTGTGTGCCCCGTGCGGCGTTCCAGAAGACTGAATCCAGAGCTGGGCCCCTGGCTAACATACACTGATGAGCCCCTAGGTGCTCTGCCTTCGATGTGCCTGgctacagagacccacaacctgGAGGAGGAACTGGGCAGCCTCACAGATGATAGTCAAGACCAGCAGCTCCCCCAGGGATCCCAGATCCCAGTCCTGGAAAGTCCCTGTGAGAGTGGGTGTGGGGACACAGATGAGGACCCAAGCTGCCCACGGCCCCCTTCCAGAG ACTCCCCCAGGTGCCTCATGCTGGCCTTGTCACAAAG CGACCCTCTTGGCAAGAAGAGCTATGAGGAGTCCTTGACGGTGGAGCTTTGTGGCACGGCAG GACTCACTCCACCCACCACACCTCCATATAAACCCATGGAGGAGGACCCCTTCAAGCCGGACACCAAGCACAGCCCAGGCCAAGACACAGctcccagcctcccctcccctgaGGCTCTTCAGCTCCCAGCCACCCCAGGGGCCTCCCACAAGCTGCCCAAGAGGCACCCTGAGCGAAGTGAGCTCCTGTCCCACCTGCAGCATGCCACGGCCCAGCCGGTGTCCCAGGCTGGGCAGAAGCgccccttctcctgctcctttgGAGACCACGATTACTGCCAGGTGCTCAGGCCAGAGGCTGCCCTGCAGAGGAAGGTGCTGCGGTCTTGGGAGCCAGTTGGGGTCTCTCTTGATGACTGGCCCCAGCAGGGTGCCTCCCTGCCGACTGAAACAAAGACCCCTAGGAGGGAGACAGAACAGAGCTGTGACTCTACCCCTAaggacagcatgcagctgagagaCCATGAGATCCGTGCCAGCCTCACAAAGCACTTTGGGCTGCTGGAGACTGCTCTGGAGGACGAAGACCTGGCTTCGTGTAAAAGCCCCGAGTACGACACCGTGTTTGAGGAcgacagcagcagcagtggcgaGAGCAGCTTCctgctggaggaggaagaggagggaggggaggaggaggatgaaggagAGGACTCGGGGGTCAGCCCTCCCTGCTCTGACCACTGCCCCTACCAGAGCCCACCCAGTAAGGCCAGCCGACAGCTCTGTTCCCGCAGCCGCTCCAGTTCTGGTTCCTCATCCTGTAGCTCCTGGTCACCAGCCACCCGGAAGAGCTTCAG ACGTGAGAGCAGAGGTCCCTGTTCAGACGGAACTCCACGTGCCCGGCATGCCAGGAAGCGGCAGGAAAAGGCCATC GGCGAAGGCCGTGTGGTATACATTCGAAATCTCTCCAGTGACATGAGTTCTCGGGAACTGAAAAAGCGCTTCGAGGTGTTCGGTGAGATCGTAGAGTGCCAGGTGCTGACGAGAAGTAAGAG aggtgAGAAGCACGGCGTCATCACCTTCCGGTGTTCGGAGCATGCTGCCCTGTCCCTGAGGAACGGCGCAACCCTGAGGAAGCGCAACGAGCCCTCCTTCCACCTGAGCTACGGAGGGCTCCGGCACTTCCGCTGGCCCAGATACACTGACTACG ATCCCACATCAGAAGAGGCCCTTCCCTCATCAGGGAAAAGCAAGTATGAAGCCATGGATTTTGACAGCTTACTGAAAGAGGCCCAGCAGAGCCTGCATTGA